A window of Chaetodon auriga isolate fChaAug3 chromosome 2, fChaAug3.hap1, whole genome shotgun sequence contains these coding sequences:
- the nab2 gene encoding NGFI-A-binding protein 2, with protein MSLPRTLGELQLYRVLQRANLLAYYETFIQQGGDDVQQLCEAAEEEFLEIMALVGMATKPLHVRRLQKALRDWAANPALFSQPVSNVPLGGIPLFKVDGTGAGGPAGGPRKSVSNGQPGSPCEREDRACLTPMHSGSPRSPCSQASPQPPDTHFREKLSPMDPHWLSPEPDGNCTLASASGIEEDPPSPPLLSTCHPGPSTSPSPSASFTPAALSAWPGGQLDGETARAVVESVDRLLRTLPRSDPAEVKTLLRMNKKMAKTVGHIFKMGSQDVNKEEEIRKYSLIYGRFDSKRREGKQLTHHELIINEAAAQFCMRDNALLLRRVELFSLARQVARKCAYTSTLKHARTNADENSLLSQKRARHEVIVPESVSSLLTVEGSEGLTQRADDDSLSAESLDSVSHDIGSQCNQSPSPRPHTDTSNPTNWSRHLIQQTLMDEGLRLARMVSHDRAGKLSLGSEGTHSTDLDSKVERRSSITTCRSSSPCITKDDSNHRGK; from the exons ATGTCTCTGCCACGCACACTTGGGGAGTTGCAGCTCTATCGGGTGCTGCAGAGGGCCAACCTGCTGGCCTATTATGAAACCTTCATCCAGCAGGGTGGTGACGacgtgcagcagctctgtgaggcagcagaggaggagttTCTGGAGATCATGGCACTAGTTGGCATGGCCACCAAGCCACTGCACGTGCGTAGGCTGCAAAAGGCCCTCCGAGACTGGGCGGCAAATCCTGCCCTTTTCAGCCAGCCCGTCTCCAACGTTCCCCTCGGGGGCATCCCATTGTTCAAAGTGGACGGGACGGGTGCTGGTGGGCCGGCAGGTGGGCCCAGGAAGTCTGTGAGCAACGGGCAGCCGGGGTCTCCATGCGAAAGGGAGGATCGGGCGTGTCTCACTCCCATGCACAGCGGAAGTCCAAGAAGCCCCTGCTCCCAGGCATCCCCACAGccaccagacacacacttcagagAAAAACTGTCACCCATGGACCCACACTGGCTCAGCCCAGAGCCTGATGGGAACTGCACTTTGGCTTCTGCATCTGGAATAGAGGAGGACCCGCCCAGCCCACCTCTGCTGTCAACATGTCACCCAGGTCCCTCCACATCTCCAAGCCCCTCGGCTTCTTTCACCCCTGCAGCCCTGTCAGCCTGGCCCGGAGGACAGCTGGACGGGGAGACGGCAAGGGCGGTGGTTGAGAGTGTGGACAGGCTCCTCAGGACCCTGCCCAGGTCGGATCCTGCAGAGGTGAAAACTCTGCTTAGGATGAACAAGAAGATGGCAAAGACTGTGGGGCACATCTTCAAAATGGGGTCCCAGGACgtgaacaaagaagaagagatcCGCAAGTACAGCCTCATTTATGGACGCTTCGACTccaagaggagagaagggaagcAGCTCACACATCACGAG TTGATCATCAATGAAGCTGCAGCCCAGTTCTGTATGCGCGACAATGCCCTTTTGCTGAGACGGGTGGAGCTCTTTTCTTTGGCTCGGCAGGTGGCGAGAAAATGTGCCTACACCTCCACACTAAAGCATGCAAG gacaAACGCAGATGAGAACAGCTTACTGTCACAGAAGAGAGCGAGACACGAG GTGATTGTGCCTGAAAGCGTGTCTTCACTGCTCACGGTGGAGGGCTCAGAGGGCTTGACCCAGAGGGCAGATGATGACAGCTTGTCTGCAGAAAGCCTCGACAGTGTATCACATG ACATCGGCTCACAGTGCAACCAGTCTCCGTCCCCCCGTCCCCACACTGACACCTCCAACCCCACCAACTGGAGTCGCCATCTCATACAGCAAACGCTAATGGATGAAGGGCTGCGATTGGCTCGCATGGTGTCACATGATCGGGCTGGCAAGCTCAGCCTAGGGTCAGAAGGAACTCACTCAACAG ACCTTGACAGTAAAGTGGAGAGGCGGAGCTCGATAACAACGTGCAGGAGCAGTAGCCCTTGCATCACCAAAGACGACTCTAATCACCGCGGGAAATGA